A genomic region of Arachis hypogaea cultivar Tifrunner chromosome 5, arahy.Tifrunner.gnm2.J5K5, whole genome shotgun sequence contains the following coding sequences:
- the LOC112800719 gene encoding uncharacterized protein yields MPLPPFSPPPPRRLHRRHEEQNRGKGWSASDGCRGLGGRRAFNATAPTPRRYRRPHYLAAVELASVEEAQHRWFRRVSAVELVSTTATDHTFRERGCTNRSRCEVAVTALLGSPLWRVAAFPPPSPKVHHRSCWARRMLLWCRWRTSLPSLENSSVVVIRIRRRCRLRWLLGCRRAGSETAAVSVQSFLLRFELLRLLQKWLEAEVLVLVCSV; encoded by the exons ATGCCGCTGCCACCGTTCAGCCCGCCACCACCGCGCCGTCTGCACCGTCGCCACGAAGAGCAGAACCGAGGAAAGGGATGGTCCGCGAGTGATGGTTGTCGCGGGCTTGGCGGCCGCCGCGCCTTCAACGCCACTGCGCCCACGCCGCGTCGCTACCGTCGCCCTCACTACCTCGCCGCCGTCGAGCTCGCGAGCGTGGAGGAAGCACAGCACCGGTGGTTTCGTCGGGTTTCCGCTGTCGAACTTGTCTCTACCACCGCGACTGATCACACGTTCAGGGAGAGAGGATGCACGAACAGGAGCCGCTGCGAGGTTGCCGTCACCGCGTTGCTGGGCTCGCCGTTGTGGAGGGTCGCCGCCTTTCCTCCACCGTCGCCGAAGGTCCATCACCGGAGCTGCTGGGCTCGCCGTATGTTACTGTGGTGTCGCTGGAGAACCTCGCTGCCGTCGCTGGAGAACTCTtccg TCGTCGTGATTAGAATTCgtcgccgctgccgcttgaggtggctgctggGCTGTCGCCGAgccggttcggagaccgccgctgtGTCGGTTCAGTCGTTCctccttcggttcg agttgttgagactgttgcaAAAGTGGCTAGAAGCTGAGGTTTTAGTTCTCGTCTGTTCGGTTTGA
- the LOC140184556 gene encoding uncharacterized protein: protein MVVAGLVAAAPSSPPRPRCVVVVALTTLPSSSSRAWRKHSAGGFDGLPLSNLSLPPRLITRSGREDARTGAAARLSSPRCWARRCGGSPPFLHRRRRSITGAAGLAVCCCGVTGEPRCRRRRTLPSS, encoded by the exons ATGGTTGTCGCGGGCTTGGTGGCCGCCGCGCCTTCGTCGCCACCGCGCCCACGCTGCGTCGTTGTCGTCGCCCTCACTACATTGCCGTCGTCGAGCTCGCGAGCGTGGAGGAAGCACAGCGCCGGTGGTTTTGACGGGCTTCCGCTGTCGAACTTGTCTCTACCACCGCGACTGATCACACGCTCAGGGAGAGAGGATGCGCGAACAGGAGCCGCTGCGAGGTTGTCGTCACCGCGTTGCTGGGCTCGCCGTTGTGGAGGGTCGCCGCCTTTCCTCCACCGTCGCCGAAGGTCCATCACCGGAGCTGCTGGGCTCGCCGTATGTTGCTGTGGTGTCACTGGAGAACCTCGATGCCGTCGCCGGAGAACTCTtccg TCGTCGTGA